The nucleotide window ACTCTCTCCCGTTCACACCGCCTTCTCTCCTCTATTCTTTCTTCTCCAACCACCGCTCTCACATATcaaatatagaaagaaaaacgCAAATGCAAAGCTCGACCACCGCTCTTATACAATggatctggaaaaaaaaaacacaatctaaaaaaaaaaaatatatagtcattatatacatgtttattatttACGGTTAATTATTGAAATAACCCATGTAACATACACGAAATCTAAAAATAgttattgtaaaaataaaaatttatattttactcaTATAATTTAATACTTTTGCTATTTTAGTTCAACAATAAGGCACATAGCCTAATTCGAAGAGTGCATGTACTTCATAGGATCAGAGAGACTACTACAGAACTAATTATTAATTACCAATGATGAAATCATACACTTGAAAGTGAAGAATTTTACTACTAACTGAACAAATAAACGGACATGATGAAAAGATtcccaattttgttttttcctcaCAACTTGTAACACTATAGTACTAATATTGGATGATTGTACAATAACATCAAAAGCACATGGAGACAACAAGTGGATCACCCGTTTCCATCCTAAGAAGATTTTGGCTCGTCGGGATATTGGAAAGAGGATGAAGGAGGTTGCTAAAAAGATTGATGTTATTGCTGAAGAAAGGATCAAGTTTGGATTGCAAGCGGTAGTCATGGAGGATCGCCAACGAGGAGATGATGAATGGCGCCAAACTACTTCAGTCGTCACTGAACCGAAAGTATATGGAAGAGATCGTGACAGAGAGCAAGTTTTTGAGTTTCTTCTAAGTCATGCTGTCGATAGTGAAGAACTCTCTGTCTATTCCattgttggtgttggtgggCAAGGAAAAACAACACTTGCTCAAGTGGTCTTCAATGATGAAAGGGTAGATACACACTTTAACTTGAAAATATGGGTGTGTGTTTCTGAGGATTTTAGTATGATGAAAGTTTTGCAGTCCATCATAGAATCCGCCGTTGGAAAAAGTCCAGATCTCTCGTCTTTAGAATCAATGCAAAAGGAAGTtcaaaaaattttgcaaaacaAAAGGTATCTACTTGTTCTTGATGATGTGTGGATTGAAGACCAAGAGAAATGGAATCAGTTCAAGTATTTTCTGCAACGTGGAAATGGCACGAAAGGTGCATCAATTTTGGTCACAACCAGACTTGACATTGTTGCATCAATCATGGGAACTTATCCTGCTCATCATTTGTTAGGCTTATCTGATGATGCAATCTGGTATTTGTTTAAACAAAAAGCTTTTGAAACAAATAGAGAAGAGCGGGCAGAGCTTGTGGCAATAGGCAAGGAGTTAGTGAGAAAATGTGTGGGTTCGCCTCTTGCCGCAAAAGTACTAGGAAGCCTTTTGCGCTTTAAAACTGAGGAACATCAATGGCTTTCTGTAAAGGAAAGTAAGTTTTGGAGCTTATCCGAGGACAATCCTATCATGTCTGTATTGAGACTCAGCtactttaatttgaaattatCACTGAGGCTGTGTTTTACTTTTTGTGCGGTTTTTCCTAAGGATTTTGAAATGGTGAAGGAAGAACTGATCCATCTTTGGTTGGCTAATGGATTCATCTCTTCCGTTGGAAATTTAGAGGTGGAGCATGTTGGTCAAGAAGTGTGGAATGAATTATATGCGAGATCATTTTTTCAAGAAGTCAAAACTGATAAAAAGGGTGAGGTTACATTCAAAATGCATGATTTAATTCATGATTTAGCTCAGTCCATTACAGGAGAAGAATGTATGGCTTTTGATGATAAAAGCTTGACTAATTTGACTGGTAGAGTTCACCATATAAGTTGTTCCTTTATTAATTTGTATAAACCATTCAACTACAACACCATCCCTTTTAAGAAAGCTGAATCTTTGCGAACTTTTCTTGAGTTTGATGTGCGCTTTCTTAATTCAACTTTGCCATCAATACCTTCTCTTAGAGCATTGTGTACATGTTCTTCGCAACCTTCAACACTAAAGAGTTTAACACATCTGAGGTACTTGGAAATTCTTAATAGTCGGATCAAGACCTTGCCTGAGTCTGTTTGTAGGTTGCAGAATTTGCAAATACTAAAACTTGTTTGTTGTCCTGATCTTTCTAGTCTTCCCAAAAAATTGACACAGCTTCAAGACCTCAGGCATCTTGTGATTAAACATTGCAATTCGTTAGATTCAATGCCTTCCAAAATTAGTAAGTTAACTTGTCTCAAAACTTTAAGCACTTTCATTGTGGGTTTGAAGGCGAGGTTTGGTTTAGCAGAGTTACATGACTTACAACTAGGAGGCAAGCTACACATCAGAGGCCTTGAGAATGTATCTAGTGAATGGGATGCTAAAGAAGCTAATTTGATTGGTAAAAAGGAGTTAAATTGCTTGTACCTGTCATGGGGTAGTCACGCTAATTCGCAAGGTATTGATACTGATGTTGAGCGAGTACTTGAAGCCCTTGAGCCTCACACTGGTCTCAAGGGTTTTGGGATTGAGGGTTATGTGGgaatacattttccacattggATGAGAAATGCATCTATTTTGGAAGGCTTGGTCGATATTACATTCTACAACTGTAACAACTGTCAGCGGCTTCCTCCACTTGGTAAATTACCTTGTTTAACCACTCTTTATGTATTTGGAATGAGAGATTTAAAGTACATTGATGATGACATATATGAATCTACATCTGAGAAGGCTTTCATTTCATTGAAGAATTTAACTCTGCTTGGTTTACCAAACTTAGAGAGGATGTTGAAAGCTGAAGGCGTAGAGATGCTACCACAACTTTCCTACTTTAACATTTCAAATGTTCCCAAGTTGGCATTGTCATCCCTTCCATCTATTGAACTCCTTGATGTTGGTCAA belongs to Medicago truncatula cultivar Jemalong A17 chromosome 6, MtrunA17r5.0-ANR, whole genome shotgun sequence and includes:
- the LOC25496493 gene encoding disease resistance protein RGA2 yields the protein MKEVAKKIDVIAEERIKFGLQAVVMEDRQRGDDEWRQTTSVVTEPKVYGRDRDREQVFEFLLSHAVDSEELSVYSIVGVGGQGKTTLAQVVFNDERVDTHFNLKIWVCVSEDFSMMKVLQSIIESAVGKSPDLSSLESMQKEVQKILQNKRYLLVLDDVWIEDQEKWNQFKYFLQRGNGTKGASILVTTRLDIVASIMGTYPAHHLLGLSDDAIWYLFKQKAFETNREERAELVAIGKELVRKCVGSPLAAKVLGSLLRFKTEEHQWLSVKESKFWSLSEDNPIMSVLRLSYFNLKLSLRLCFTFCAVFPKDFEMVKEELIHLWLANGFISSVGNLEVEHVGQEVWNELYARSFFQEVKTDKKGEVTFKMHDLIHDLAQSITGEECMAFDDKSLTNLTGRVHHISCSFINLYKPFNYNTIPFKKAESLRTFLEFDVRFLNSTLPSIPSLRALCTCSSQPSTLKSLTHLRYLEILNSRIKTLPESVCRLQNLQILKLVCCPDLSSLPKKLTQLQDLRHLVIKHCNSLDSMPSKISKLTCLKTLSTFIVGLKARFGLAELHDLQLGGKLHIRGLENVSSEWDAKEANLIGKKELNCLYLSWGSHANSQGIDTDVERVLEALEPHTGLKGFGIEGYVGIHFPHWMRNASILEGLVDITFYNCNNCQRLPPLGKLPCLTTLYVFGMRDLKYIDDDIYESTSEKAFISLKNLTLLGLPNLERMLKAEGVEMLPQLSYFNISNVPKLALSSLPSIELLDVGQKNHRYHSNKGVDLFPERIVCSMHNLKFLIIVNFHELKVLPDDLHFLSVLKELHISRCYELKSFSMHALQGLISLRVLTIHKCHELRSLSEGMGDLASLERLVIEDCPQLVLPSNMNKLTSLRQAAISCCSGNSRILQGLEVIPSLQNLALSFFDYLPESLGAMTSLQRVEIISCTNVKSLPNSFQNLINLHTLSIVECPKLEKRCKKGTGEDWQKIAHVPELELITIYTYYSNILNPLLISSCSLCSTNTFVLRLFRCLTLTRHRQM